The DNA window CACTTTATCGCAGTATAATTACCATCGATAAAGAACCCGGTTTCGCAACACTTGAAACCCGGCTCTGCCATACATCATCCGTTTGATGGTTTTTAACCGGTTCACCTGTCCTTCTGTTGGACCATTGCTCCAGGGCTGTTCAATGCTTAGTTTGACTGCGCTCAAATCCTGGAGAATTCCTTGAACAAAAGTTCGAATAAAGGAAAAGTTGCCTTGCTCTTCTTTTTTTAACCAGACTAATAGATGTTCAACGTTCTTGTCCTTGAATAATTGACGGAAAGAGTGAACGAGCTCATCGAGCTTCATAATTTGTGGGAAAGTATCCAATAAGTTAGGATGCAGCTTTTGAAATCGGTCATAGTGATTTTCTTTTTCGGTATCCCAGAGAATTCGCAGAACTTCTTGTCGAATCGAAACAGTTGCTGGTCTACCTTGCTTCAATTGTTTACGTTCTTCGGAAATCATATTGGTCAAGGTTGAAACGGACCCCTTATATCCTTCAGATCGGCAGATTTCTTCAATGTAGCTGCTTGCTCGCTTTTCTTGGATTAAGGAGCGAATCAACGGGCGGAATCGTTGAAAAGCTGAGGTGCGTCGAAGCTTAGGCTTTTCTGTCTTGCTCAAATCATTTCTTACCGTCCCAAACGAAATATTGAGTCTTTCGTGGATTTCGGTTTTGGTATAGCCCTCTTTATACAAAGATTGAACTTGTTGAATACGCCGCCATCTTTTTTCTTCATTTTGAACTCTTAGCCGTTCATGCTTTCGCAGCTTAAGGTTTACCTCTTCAGTTGGATGAGTTGATTGCTCTGGGCTAGGCGGTGTCCACGTAGCCGGCAAAAGAGCGAAAACCGTTTTCTTCAACGCTTCAAACAGCTGATGAAGCAGATGCCATCGGTCCGCTATTTGGAGAATGGCCGGTGAAGCTTCCTTTACCGCTGCCGCATAAGTTTTCGAACCATCGCGGGTGATTAACTTGATGGCTGGGTAGTTTTTCAACCATTTTGTCACCCCTTCGGGTTGGCGCGTGTTCAGAATATCCAGGGGTTGATGCGTTTGGAGATCGATAAAAATGGTTCCATACGTAAAGCGTTTTTTAAAAGCGAAATCATCGATACCGACGAAAGGAAGAGGGCGCGGGATCAAAGGAGATCGCCTTCACTCGTCTGAGAAGTGTATCGTGGCTGACGGGAATGTGCATCTCCCGGCATACTTTTTCCGCTGTTAAACAACTTGTGGAAAAAGCGATCTTTTCGATGATGTTCTCCAAACGCTCGGTTTTTCTCTTATAAGATTGAAGCCAGGATAAACGTTCTGTAAAAACTTTCGTTGGACAATCCGGATTATCACAAAACCATTTGTGAAGCAGGGCCTGAAAATGAACATGTCGGTCTGACACAGGCAGGTCGTCCACCTTCCGGCAATAACGGCTGTGTGGACGACGAGAGATTTGATGACAAGCAGGGCATAGT is part of the Planococcus kocurii genome and encodes:
- a CDS encoding ISL3 family transposase → MIPRPLPFVGIDDFAFKKRFTYGTIFIDLQTHQPLDILNTRQPEGVTKWLKNYPAIKLITRDGSKTYAAAVKEASPAILQIADRWHLLHQLFEALKKTVFALLPATWTPPSPEQSTHPTEEVNLKLRKHERLRVQNEEKRWRRIQQVQSLYKEGYTKTEIHERLNISFGTVRNDLSKTEKPKLRRTSAFQRFRPLIRSLIQEKRASSYIEEICRSEGYKGSVSTLTNMISEERKQLKQGRPATVSIRQEVLRILWDTEKENHYDRFQKLHPNLLDTFPQIMKLDELVHSFRQLFKDKNVEHLLVWLKKEEQGNFSFIRTFVQGILQDLSAVKLSIEQPWSNGPTEGQVNRLKTIKRMMYGRAGFQVLRNRVLYRW
- a CDS encoding transposase family protein, which produces MKTPMEEALFHLDENLHLLYQEQTEEELFFIVEVQSSSALCPACHQISRRPHSRYCRKVDDLPVSDRHVHFQALLHKWFCDNPDCPTKVFTERLSWLQSYKRKTERLENIIEKIAFSTSCLTAEKVCREMHIPVSHDTLLRRVKAISFDPAPSSFRRYR